In Pleurocapsa sp. PCC 7319, the following are encoded in one genomic region:
- a CDS encoding ferrochelatase, which translates to MVTISHQSPSTAHEHHHHHESEHTPDNRVAVLLMGYGEVESYEDFANYNEQALNLLTAKFAPVPTWIYPAIAKLLAIFDLHEWSHQHNNFISPHNSIFEEQRAGIEKELQATWGDKVKVFKAFNFCAPHLPEQVLEEIKSQGFDKILIYPLLVVDSIFTSGIAVEQVNKALAKQAEGDSHWLKSTRYIPSFFNKPDYIKLLAQMVEEKIEAELAQGHLASQIGIILMNHGCPHKAKGFTSGIDESQALYELVREELIDKYPLISVGWLNHDTPLIEWTQPNVKLAAQNLIDLGATSVIMMPIGFATENHETLLDVDHIIHHLQHKNSEVTFIRMPCVNDRPEFMHMVAEWAHPQIEALLEESGVAVNPQLAKTQAAHSHSHHHHH; encoded by the coding sequence CATCTACAGCTCATGAACATCATCATCATCACGAATCAGAACATACCCCAGACAATCGGGTTGCTGTGTTGTTGATGGGTTATGGTGAAGTAGAAAGCTACGAAGATTTTGCCAACTACAATGAACAAGCTTTAAATCTTTTGACAGCTAAATTTGCTCCCGTACCCACCTGGATTTATCCAGCGATCGCCAAATTATTAGCGATTTTTGATCTACATGAATGGAGTCATCAACATAATAATTTCATTTCTCCCCATAACTCTATCTTTGAAGAGCAAAGAGCAGGAATTGAGAAGGAGTTACAAGCAACGTGGGGAGACAAGGTTAAAGTATTCAAGGCATTTAACTTTTGCGCTCCCCATCTACCTGAACAAGTATTAGAGGAGATAAAATCTCAAGGTTTTGACAAAATTCTGATCTATCCCTTGCTAGTGGTTGATTCTATCTTTACTAGTGGAATTGCTGTCGAACAAGTTAATAAAGCTTTAGCTAAACAAGCAGAAGGAGATTCCCACTGGTTAAAGAGTACCCGTTATATTCCTTCTTTCTTTAATAAGCCAGACTATATTAAATTACTGGCTCAAATGGTAGAAGAAAAAATCGAAGCGGAATTAGCTCAAGGACATTTAGCCTCTCAAATCGGCATCATCTTAATGAATCATGGTTGTCCTCATAAAGCCAAAGGATTTACTTCGGGAATAGATGAAAGTCAGGCTTTATACGAGTTGGTCAGAGAAGAGTTGATTGATAAATATCCCCTAATTTCTGTTGGTTGGCTAAATCATGATACTCCTCTGATTGAATGGACACAGCCCAATGTGAAATTGGCAGCCCAAAACTTAATTGATTTAGGTGCTACATCGGTAATTATGATGCCCATTGGCTTTGCTACCGAAAATCATGAAACTTTACTGGATGTCGATCACATTATTCATCATCTACAACACAAGAATTCTGAAGTAACTTTTATTCGGATGCCCTGTGTGAATGATCGCCCTGAATTTATGCACATGGTTGCAGAATGGGCACATCCACAAATTGAGGCTCTGTTAGAGGAATCTGGTGTAGCGGTTAATCCTCAACTAGCTAAAACTCAAGCTGCCCATAGCCATTCTCATCATCACCATCATTAA
- the chlP gene encoding geranylgeranyl reductase → MGLRVAVVGSGPAGSSAAEVLAKAGIETYLFERKLDNAKPCGGAIPLCMVDEFDLPQKIIDRQVRKMKMISPSNIEVNIGETLKNGEYIGMCRREVLDGFLRNRAAELGANLINGTVYQLDIPDNDRDPYTLHYADHSNGAVKGEMKTLKVDLVIGADGANSRIAKAIDAGDYNYAIAFQERIRLPEDKMAYYEDLAEMYVGDDVSTDFYAWVFPKYDHVAVGTGTMKVNQADIKKLQAGIRKRAAKRLEGGEIIKVEAHPIPEHPRPRPIRGRVALVGDALGTVTKSSGEGIYFAAKSGRMCAELIVERSQNGQKVPTEKDLKDFLKLWNKEYGATYLVLDILQRVFYRSDATREAFVEMCADIDVQKMTFDSYLYKTVVPANPLVQMKITAKTIGSLIRGNALAP, encoded by the coding sequence TTGGGATTAAGAGTAGCTGTTGTAGGTTCTGGACCAGCAGGTTCATCAGCCGCAGAAGTTTTAGCCAAAGCAGGTATTGAAACTTATTTATTTGAGCGCAAACTAGATAACGCTAAACCTTGTGGTGGTGCAATTCCCCTTTGCATGGTAGATGAATTTGACCTGCCTCAAAAAATCATTGATCGTCAAGTCAGAAAAATGAAGATGATTTCGCCATCTAATATAGAGGTGAATATTGGCGAGACACTTAAAAATGGTGAATATATTGGTATGTGTCGTCGAGAAGTCTTAGATGGCTTTCTACGTAATCGTGCTGCTGAGCTAGGTGCTAACTTGATCAACGGTACTGTATATCAGCTTGATATTCCCGATAATGATCGCGATCCTTATACCCTTCACTATGCCGACCATTCTAATGGAGCTGTCAAAGGGGAAATGAAAACCCTGAAGGTAGATCTTGTGATTGGTGCTGATGGTGCTAACTCTAGAATTGCCAAAGCTATCGATGCTGGTGATTACAATTACGCGATCGCTTTCCAAGAAAGAATCCGTTTGCCAGAAGACAAAATGGCATATTACGAAGATTTAGCGGAAATGTATGTCGGTGATGACGTTTCCACGGATTTTTATGCTTGGGTGTTCCCTAAATACGATCACGTAGCGGTTGGTACGGGAACTATGAAAGTTAACCAAGCCGATATCAAAAAATTACAGGCTGGTATCCGTAAGCGTGCTGCTAAGAGACTAGAAGGTGGCGAAATCATCAAAGTCGAAGCACATCCCATCCCCGAACACCCCCGTCCTCGACCAATTCGTGGCAGAGTGGCTCTAGTTGGTGATGCTCTCGGAACTGTAACCAAGTCCTCTGGTGAAGGTATCTATTTTGCAGCTAAATCTGGTCGTATGTGTGCGGAGTTAATTGTTGAACGTTCTCAAAATGGACAAAAAGTCCCCACAGAAAAAGACCTTAAAGACTTCCTCAAACTTTGGAACAAGGAATACGGTGCAACTTATCTAGTACTCGATATTTTACAACGAGTCTTCTACCGTAGTGATGCTACTCGCGAAGCATTTGTGGAAATGTGCGCCGACATCGACGTACAAAAAATGACTTTTGATAGCTATCTCTACAAAACTGTAGTTCCTGCTAATCCTTTAGTTCAAATGAAAATTACTGCTAAAACTATTGGCAGTTTGATTAGAGGTAATGCTCTGGCACCTTAA
- a CDS encoding type II toxin-antitoxin system Phd/YefM family antitoxin: protein MKPFTVREARDNLYRLIDEIAESHQPITIKGKRNDAVLVSREDWEAIAETIYLNSIPGMLESIKAAAAEPLSEGTPLEELDW, encoded by the coding sequence ATGAAACCATTTACTGTTAGGGAAGCGAGAGATAATTTATATCGTTTAATTGATGAAATAGCCGAAAGCCATCAACCGATTACAATTAAAGGAAAGCGTAACGATGCAGTATTGGTATCCAGAGAAGATTGGGAAGCGATCGCCGAGACTATTTATCTTAATAGCATTCCAGGAATGTTGGAATCGATTAAAGCAGCAGCAGCAGAGCCTTTATCGGAAGGAACACCGTTAGAGGAACTTGATTGGTAA
- a CDS encoding Txe/YoeB family addiction module toxin, whose translation MKWQVILSKQAKKDAKKIASSGLKPQAQALLEILQNNPDQPPYEKLVGNLARFYSCRINIQHRLVYEILEQERIVRVLRMWSHYE comes from the coding sequence ATGAAGTGGCAAGTTATATTGTCCAAACAAGCAAAGAAAGATGCCAAAAAGATAGCGTCTAGTGGATTGAAACCCCAAGCACAAGCATTGCTAGAGATTTTACAGAATAATCCTGACCAACCACCCTACGAAAAATTAGTGGGAAATTTAGCGCGATTTTATTCCTGCCGCATTAATATTCAGCATCGACTGGTATATGAAATACTAGAACAAGAAAGAATTGTTAGAGTTCTCAGGATGTGGAGTCATTACGAGTGA
- a CDS encoding Bax inhibitor-1 family protein, with product MVSVAQARPSDRAKFIRQTYTHLAGAVGAFILVEFILFQTGIAEILFNFVAGSRFAWFAILGGFSLLGWMSRGLVAKADSVETQYAGLGLYVVGEALIFAPLLYIATYYAGDANVIPTATILTLLLFGGLTTVAFTTRKDFSFLGSILRIGSFIALGLIVCSILFGFSLGLLFSVVMVVFASAAILYSTSNIIHRYAPHQYVAASLELFASVALLFYYIVRILLRMSSRN from the coding sequence ATGGTTAGTGTTGCTCAAGCGCGTCCTAGCGATCGCGCTAAATTTATTAGACAAACTTATACTCATTTAGCAGGTGCAGTCGGTGCATTTATCTTAGTTGAGTTTATTTTATTTCAAACCGGAATCGCCGAAATTCTCTTTAACTTCGTTGCTGGTAGTCGCTTTGCTTGGTTTGCCATTCTTGGTGGTTTTTCCTTATTAGGTTGGATGTCCAGAGGATTAGTCGCCAAAGCTGATTCAGTTGAAACTCAGTATGCAGGATTAGGACTGTATGTCGTCGGCGAAGCACTAATTTTTGCACCATTGCTTTATATTGCCACTTATTATGCTGGCGATGCTAATGTAATTCCCACTGCTACTATTCTGACCTTGCTACTATTTGGTGGTTTAACAACTGTGGCATTTACCACCCGCAAAGATTTTTCGTTCTTGGGTAGCATCCTCAGAATCGGCAGTTTTATTGCACTCGGTTTAATTGTCTGTAGTATCTTGTTTGGCTTTTCTTTAGGACTGCTTTTTTCTGTGGTGATGGTAGTTTTTGCCTCCGCAGCAATTCTCTACAGTACATCTAATATTATTCACCGATATGCACCTCACCAATATGTAGCAGCTTCTTTAGAGTTATTTGCTTCCGTTGCGTTGTTATTCTATTACATTGTCAGAATTCTTTTGAGGATGTCTTCTCGAAATTAA
- the radC gene encoding DNA repair protein RadC: protein MTYSLRIADLPVSERPRERLMVTGAKNLSEAELIAILISTGQTRGKLSAIGLAQCILQELSKYKRSPLDVLRDIHPCELMKIPGIGPAKAATIIAAVELGKRTFQFRPNERVVVDSPAAGAAVLSNDLMWQNQEHFAVLMLDVKNRLIATKILTIGTTTETLIHPREIFRETVRQGATKLIIAHNHPSGNLEPSPEDIYLTEQLLQGSQFLDIPLLDHLILGNGDHQSIRQGTDLWDRFPQE from the coding sequence ATGACTTATAGTCTGAGAATTGCTGACCTCCCTGTTAGCGAACGTCCTCGCGAAAGGTTAATGGTTACGGGGGCAAAGAATCTTTCAGAAGCAGAACTGATTGCAATTTTAATCAGTACAGGGCAGACGAGAGGAAAATTATCAGCTATTGGATTAGCCCAATGCATACTACAAGAATTGAGTAAATATAAGCGATCGCCATTAGATGTCTTGAGGGATATTCACCCCTGTGAATTGATGAAAATTCCAGGAATTGGACCAGCAAAAGCTGCGACCATAATTGCAGCAGTGGAATTAGGCAAACGTACTTTTCAATTTCGCCCCAATGAACGAGTTGTCGTGGATAGTCCTGCTGCTGGTGCTGCGGTCTTAAGTAACGACTTGATGTGGCAAAATCAAGAACATTTTGCAGTGCTTATGTTAGACGTTAAAAATCGTTTAATAGCCACTAAAATTCTTACTATAGGTACAACAACAGAAACCTTAATTCATCCTCGTGAAATTTTTCGGGAAACGGTGCGTCAGGGGGCAACTAAATTGATAATTGCTCATAATCATCCATCTGGTAATTTAGAACCTTCTCCAGAGGATATTTATTTAACTGAGCAATTATTACAGGGTTCGCAATTTTTAGATATTCCTTTATTAGATCATCTGATATTAGGCAATGGCGATCATCAAAGCATCAGACAAGGGACAGATTTATGGGATCGTTTTCCTCAAGAATAG
- the pyrR gene encoding bifunctional pyr operon transcriptional regulator/uracil phosphoribosyltransferase PyrR produces the protein MPAKVVTILSAEEIRRTINRMASQIVEKSGNLSETILLGIHTKGVPLAHLLARQIEILEDISIAVGAIDVTFYRDDLDKIRTRIPAKAKIPVDLTGKTVVLVDDVIYKGRTIRAALNAITEYGRPQIIRLAVMVDRGHRELPIQPDFVGKKLPTASDEKVKVYLNVLDGRDAVELIKE, from the coding sequence ATGCCAGCCAAAGTAGTAACTATTCTCTCGGCTGAAGAAATTCGCCGTACCATCAATCGTATGGCTTCCCAGATTGTTGAAAAATCAGGAAATTTATCTGAGACGATTTTATTAGGGATTCATACCAAAGGTGTCCCACTAGCTCATTTATTGGCTAGACAGATTGAAATATTAGAAGATATTTCAATTGCTGTAGGGGCGATCGATGTTACTTTTTATCGAGATGATCTAGATAAAATTCGTACGCGGATTCCTGCCAAAGCGAAAATCCCTGTAGATTTGACAGGTAAAACTGTTGTGTTGGTAGATGATGTTATTTATAAAGGTCGCACCATCCGTGCTGCGCTCAATGCCATTACTGAATATGGCAGACCTCAAATTATTAGATTAGCAGTCATGGTAGATCGAGGACATCGTGAGCTGCCTATCCAGCCCGATTTTGTAGGCAAGAAATTACCCACAGCCTCAGATGAAAAGGTCAAGGTCTATCTTAATGTTCTTGATGGTCGAGATGCAGTGGAATTAATTAAAGAGTGA
- the pyrC gene encoding dihydroorotase yields the protein MVDQIKQVVINSPLDMHLHFREGRMAQTVIPLSSYSFAGGVVMPNLVPAVNNLKRLTGYIQEIKSIIDKDIFEPYMTVFFKHYSYQELEQLKPYILGVKLYPAGVTTNSEEGVAAINKAETTIKYLEELEIPLMIHGETHGFVLDREKMFLPIFEHLAQTFPRLKIIMEHITTADAVSLLNEYENIYATVTLHHLLITLDDVAGGLLRPHLFCKPIAKRPEDREALVKAAINAHPKLMFGSDSAPHPLDKKEACGCAAGIFTAPIALQALVDLFEQHNALHNLQAFVSDNAQSIYRIIPPQKSVTLERIPDKVPNMYDDVVPMFANQELSWSITQVK from the coding sequence ATGGTTGATCAGATAAAGCAGGTAGTGATTAATTCGCCTTTAGATATGCATCTGCATTTTCGTGAAGGAAGGATGGCGCAGACAGTGATTCCCCTGAGTTCATATTCTTTTGCAGGGGGAGTGGTAATGCCGAATTTAGTGCCAGCGGTAAATAATCTCAAGCGTTTAACAGGATATATTCAAGAAATTAAATCGATCATTGACAAGGATATCTTTGAGCCTTATATGACGGTTTTTTTTAAGCACTATAGCTATCAAGAGCTAGAACAGCTTAAACCATATATTTTAGGCGTAAAACTTTATCCTGCGGGGGTAACTACAAATAGTGAAGAAGGTGTAGCAGCAATTAATAAAGCAGAAACTACTATTAAATATTTAGAGGAATTAGAAATTCCATTAATGATACATGGAGAAACTCATGGCTTTGTCTTAGATCGAGAAAAAATGTTTCTTCCCATTTTTGAGCATCTTGCCCAAACATTTCCACGGTTGAAAATTATCATGGAGCATATCACAACTGCTGATGCAGTGTCTTTGTTAAATGAATACGAAAATATTTATGCTACTGTTACGTTGCATCATCTATTAATTACTTTAGATGATGTGGCAGGGGGCTTACTTAGACCTCACCTGTTTTGTAAGCCGATTGCTAAACGTCCTGAAGATCGGGAAGCTTTAGTTAAAGCTGCCATTAATGCTCATCCTAAACTGATGTTTGGAAGTGATTCTGCGCCACATCCACTTGATAAAAAGGAAGCTTGTGGTTGTGCAGCAGGTATATTTACGGCTCCTATTGCCCTACAGGCTTTAGTGGATCTATTTGAACAACATAATGCACTTCACAATCTCCAGGCATTTGTCTCTGACAATGCTCAAAGTATCTACAGAATTATCCCACCTCAAAAATCTGTAACTCTCGAACGTATACCAGACAAAGTTCCCAATATGTATGATGATGTAGTGCCAATGTTTGCCAATCAAGAACTTAGTTGGTCGATTACTCAAGTTAAATAA